The Hymenobacter sp. DG01 sequence TGCCGACCTGGGCGGTATTGTTATTGCCCTGGATGCCTTCAAGAAAACGGAGCAGTACAAGAAGGGTGAGAAAATTGGGGGCCTCACGCCGCTGCAGCGCTACTTCCTGGGGTATGCCCTGGGCTGGCAGAATACCCAGCGCGACGAGCGCCTGGCCCAGGCCATCCTCACCGACGTACACTCGCCGGCCCAGTTCCGCATCAATGGCCCCTTCGCCGACGTGCCGGAGTTCTACGAGGCTTTTGGGGTGAAGCCCGGCGACAAGCTCTTCCGCCCCGACTCGGCGCGGGTAAAAATTTGGTAGCCCGGCCTGCAGCACGGGCCATTTAGCCCGTCTGATTGTGGTCTGGGCTGTCAACAAAAAGGCCTTCCGCACCGCGCGGAAGGCCTTTTTGTTGGTGTGCGGTGCAGCCGCTACCAAGCAGGTCGGCCATTGATTGAAATCTATATTAATGAAGCAACATATTGCCCGTTACAGAAGAGCTGGAAACACCTCTGCTCCTTCATATATTATTCTAATTATCAATTCATTAGACTATTATATCATTCTTTATATATTCTTTTGCAAAAGCAGGCAACGGTTAGGATATTCAGGGCATCTTCCGGGCTGATATTCCACTTTAACCTGCTTATTCCCATGAAAATTCTCCGCTTACTCGTACCAGGGCTGCTGGTGGCCGTGCTGATGCTCTCGGCTTTCCGGGCCCAGGCCTCGCGTGAAGTCCGCTGGGTGGGCGCTTTTACCTCGGTGGGGCTGGGTGGCTCCATGCGGGTAGTGCTTCGCCAGGGTAGCCCCCAGAAGGTGGAGGTGGAAGGCGACGTTACGGACCTCAGTCACCTCGCAACCATTGTCAGCAACGGCCGGCTGCACATCAATACCAAGAAGGAGGGCTATTTCAGCTCTTACAACTACAAAGGCAACGTGACGGTGTACGTGACCATGCCCACCATTAAGGGGCTGGCCGTTGGCGGCTCAGGCAGCATCCGGGCCGCTGACCCCATCAGAGCCGACCGTCTCGACTTAGCGGTGAGCGGCTCGGGCAGCATTCAGCTCAGCAGCGTTACAGCCAACAAAATCGACTCGTCGCTGTCGGGTTCGGGCAGTATTCAGGCCGCCGGCGTAGCCCCCGACCTCGATATCAGCGTGAGCGGCTCGGGCGGCGTGCAGGCCCCGAAGCTCCAGAGCAAGACGTGCAGCGTAAGCATCAGCGGCTCGGGCAACTGCCGGGTGCAGGCTACCGAGCGGCTGGAAGCCAGCATCGTAGGCTCCGGCGACGTGTACGTGACGGGCAATCCGCAGGTAAAAAGCTCAGTGGTAGGCAGCGGCCGCGTCCACCGGGAGTAGGGCCAGACCTCCTTCCGCCAGAAACAACCAGCCCCGGTCGCCTGTCAGGCGCCGGGGCTGGTTGTTTCCGGTACAGGGGGTTGGAATCTAGAATAGGGGTAGTCAACCTATCGGTGCAGCTTCTTTAGCTGTTTATTCACCTTCAGCTACCCTTATCCAACTACCTACTATCTGATTTCCAGCCGCTGGGTGATGGTGCCCTGGGCCGAGGTGAGCCGCACGATGTACACTCCCGTCCGGAGCTGGCGGGTAGAGAAGGCGTGCTCCTGGTTGGCTGCCGCCGACAGCTGGTGGCTGTACACAAGCCGGCCCGTGAGGTCCAGCACCTGCAGCTGCGCTGCGGCGGCCGTGGTCTGCTCCAGCCGCACGGTACAGGTACCAGAAGCAGCCGGGTTCGGGAATACGGTCAGCTGCACAGCAGGGGTAGCCGCATTCCAGCGCACGGTCA is a genomic window containing:
- a CDS encoding head GIN domain-containing protein, coding for MKILRLLVPGLLVAVLMLSAFRAQASREVRWVGAFTSVGLGGSMRVVLRQGSPQKVEVEGDVTDLSHLATIVSNGRLHINTKKEGYFSSYNYKGNVTVYVTMPTIKGLAVGGSGSIRAADPIRADRLDLAVSGSGSIQLSSVTANKIDSSLSGSGSIQAAGVAPDLDISVSGSGGVQAPKLQSKTCSVSISGSGNCRVQATERLEASIVGSGDVYVTGNPQVKSSVVGSGRVHRE